A genome region from Mycobacteriales bacterium includes the following:
- a CDS encoding FAD-dependent oxidoreductase, which translates to MTAPRDLPQAARVVIIGGGVGGTSVAYHLAELGEHDVVLVDRAELTSGSTFHSAGLVGQLRADPTLTRMNMYSVELYRKLAAGEHSPGWTESGGIKLASSQERLAEIRRQISWARTYDLPLHEISVAEAAELFPLIDPDGVVGAAYLDSDGYLDPSQLTYALAAGARSGGVRTFTHTRVTAVEVDNGRVRRVRTDRGDVECEVVVNCGGIFAAEIGRLAGVRIPLVPMSHQYLVTDAFLPRRERPLPTLRDPDLLVYFRQEVDGLVMGGYERDPAAYTATSIAYDAVPGDFNGQLLKEDWPRFEEIATNSQRRVPAMAEVGVRRIINGPEAFTPDNEFCLGETEVAGFFVAAGFCAHGIAGAGGIGKIMAEWIVEGEPSLDVWHMDINRFGRQWRSPGYTLSRTVESYQRYYDIPYPGLQRQAGRPLRTSPAYEWHRAHDAEFGEKSGWERVDYYRSNETDDETERPPGWAGRYWSSAIGAEHRATRASAGWFDETSFAKLEVSGPEAATFLDWVCDNRVAREVGAVTYTQALNHRGGIEADFTVTRTAQDVFLIVTGTAYGTHDLAWLRKQARRRLAAVRIADVTGLYSCFALWGPSARGILGALTSADLSREAFGFMTSQELTIADVPVRALQVTFVGEHGWELYAPSEYGARLWSQVWEAGQDFGLVAAGYRAIESMRLEKGYRVWSTDITPETTPYEAGLGFCVKLDKEGGFEGRDALVAAKARGLERKLCAIVLDDPADVVLGSEPVAIDGRVAGRVTSGGYGYTVRRSIAYAYLGVEHAVPGTTVTVDLFGRWAPGAVVKEPVLAAAAPATAGSATGGMS; encoded by the coding sequence GTGACCGCGCCGCGTGACCTGCCCCAAGCCGCGCGAGTCGTGATCATCGGCGGCGGCGTCGGTGGAACGAGCGTCGCCTACCACCTCGCCGAGCTCGGCGAGCATGACGTGGTGCTGGTCGACCGCGCCGAGCTCACGAGCGGATCGACCTTCCACTCCGCCGGCCTGGTCGGCCAGCTGCGCGCCGACCCGACGCTCACCCGCATGAACATGTACTCGGTCGAGCTCTACCGCAAGCTCGCCGCCGGCGAGCACAGCCCCGGGTGGACGGAGTCGGGCGGGATCAAGCTGGCCTCCAGCCAGGAGCGGCTGGCCGAGATCCGCCGGCAGATCAGCTGGGCGCGCACTTACGACCTGCCGCTGCACGAGATCTCGGTGGCCGAGGCGGCTGAGCTGTTCCCACTGATCGACCCGGATGGGGTCGTGGGTGCGGCGTACCTGGACTCGGACGGGTACCTCGACCCGTCGCAGCTGACCTACGCCCTTGCCGCCGGCGCGCGGTCGGGCGGGGTGCGGACCTTCACGCACACCCGGGTAACGGCCGTCGAGGTGGACAACGGCCGCGTGCGGCGCGTGCGGACCGATCGCGGTGACGTCGAGTGCGAGGTCGTCGTGAACTGCGGCGGCATCTTCGCGGCCGAGATCGGCCGGCTCGCCGGGGTCCGCATCCCGCTCGTCCCGATGTCCCACCAGTACCTCGTGACCGACGCGTTCCTGCCGCGTCGCGAGCGCCCGCTGCCGACTCTGCGCGACCCCGACCTGCTGGTCTACTTCCGCCAGGAGGTCGACGGGCTGGTCATGGGCGGGTACGAGCGTGACCCTGCGGCCTACACCGCAACGTCAATCGCGTACGACGCGGTCCCCGGCGACTTCAACGGACAGCTGCTCAAGGAGGACTGGCCGCGGTTCGAGGAGATCGCGACCAACTCGCAGCGCCGCGTCCCTGCCATGGCCGAGGTCGGCGTGCGCCGGATCATCAACGGGCCGGAGGCGTTCACACCGGACAACGAGTTCTGCCTCGGCGAGACCGAGGTCGCCGGTTTCTTCGTCGCCGCCGGCTTCTGCGCCCATGGCATCGCCGGCGCCGGCGGCATCGGCAAGATCATGGCCGAGTGGATCGTCGAGGGGGAACCGAGCCTCGACGTCTGGCACATGGACATCAACCGCTTCGGCCGCCAGTGGCGGTCTCCCGGATACACCCTGTCCCGAACCGTCGAGAGCTACCAGCGCTACTACGACATCCCGTACCCCGGCCTGCAGCGTCAAGCCGGACGGCCGTTGCGCACGAGCCCGGCGTACGAGTGGCACCGCGCACATGACGCCGAGTTCGGCGAGAAGTCCGGCTGGGAGCGGGTCGACTACTACCGGTCGAACGAGACGGATGACGAGACCGAGCGGCCGCCCGGTTGGGCGGGTCGCTACTGGTCCTCCGCGATCGGTGCCGAGCATCGCGCGACCCGGGCGAGCGCCGGCTGGTTCGACGAAACGTCTTTCGCGAAGCTCGAAGTGAGCGGGCCGGAGGCCGCGACGTTTCTCGACTGGGTGTGCGACAACCGGGTTGCCCGGGAGGTCGGTGCCGTCACCTATACGCAGGCGCTGAACCATCGCGGCGGGATAGAGGCGGACTTCACCGTGACCCGCACCGCCCAGGACGTGTTCCTCATCGTCACCGGAACTGCCTACGGCACGCACGATCTGGCCTGGCTGCGCAAGCAGGCGCGGCGCCGTTTGGCCGCGGTGCGCATCGCCGACGTCACCGGTCTCTACAGCTGCTTCGCGCTCTGGGGGCCGAGCGCCCGAGGCATCCTCGGCGCGCTGACCTCTGCCGACCTCAGCCGCGAGGCGTTCGGCTTCATGACCTCGCAGGAGCTGACCATCGCCGACGTACCCGTGCGTGCCCTGCAGGTGACCTTCGTCGGCGAGCACGGTTGGGAGCTCTACGCGCCTTCCGAGTACGGCGCCCGGCTCTGGTCGCAGGTCTGGGAAGCGGGGCAAGACTTCGGGCTGGTGGCGGCCGGCTATCGCGCGATCGAGAGCATGCGGCTGGAGAAGGGCTACCGGGTGTGGAGCACGGACATCACGCCCGAGACCACGCCGTACGAAGCCGGTCTCGGGTTCTGCGTGAAGCTCGACAAGGAGGGCGGCTTCGAAGGCAGGGATGCGCTCGTGGCGGCGAAGGCGCGCGGTCTCGAGCGGAAGCTGTGTGCAATCGTCCTGGACGACCCGGCCGACGTCGTGCTGGGCAGCGAGCCGGTCGCCATCGACGGCCGGGTCGCCGGGCGGGTCACCTCGGGAGGTTACGGATACACGGTGCGCCGATCGATCGCCTACGCCTACCTCGGCGTCGAGCACGCCGTCCCGGGCACCACGGTGACCGTCGACCTGTTCGGCCGGTGGGCCCCCGGCGCAGTCGTGAAAGAGCCGGTTCTCGCTGCGGCGGCGCCGGCGACCGCCGGTTCGGCCACCGGGGGGATGTCATGA
- a CDS encoding gamma-glutamyl-gamma-aminobutyrate hydrolase family protein — MTARPRIGLTTYRERAVFGVWDETADMLPAIYADAIEVAGGLPILLPPAICDDEVDAAAEAVLDGVHGLVLSGGADVDPERYAAKRHERTGPPRHDRDAWEIALVGAALRRDLPLLGVCRGMQVLAVALGGTLEQHLPDRVGHEDHAHTPGVHGRHEVRLAPESRLAGIVGPVAEVATYHHQAVDRLPDGVVASGWAEDGTVEAFDVCDSTWAVGVQWHPEVYNGQSLFAAFVAASAAWRDAEVAE; from the coding sequence ATGACGGCGCGCCCGCGAATCGGGCTGACGACGTATCGCGAACGCGCGGTGTTCGGGGTCTGGGACGAGACCGCCGACATGTTGCCGGCGATCTATGCGGACGCGATCGAGGTCGCGGGTGGCTTGCCGATCCTCTTGCCGCCGGCGATCTGCGACGACGAGGTCGACGCAGCCGCGGAGGCGGTCCTCGACGGCGTACACGGCCTGGTGCTCTCCGGCGGTGCCGACGTCGACCCCGAGCGGTACGCCGCAAAGCGGCACGAGCGCACCGGGCCGCCGCGCCACGACAGGGACGCCTGGGAGATCGCGCTGGTCGGTGCTGCCCTCCGGCGCGATCTTCCGCTGCTCGGCGTGTGCCGCGGTATGCAGGTGCTCGCGGTCGCCCTCGGCGGCACGCTCGAGCAGCACCTGCCCGACCGGGTCGGTCACGAGGACCATGCGCACACGCCAGGCGTCCACGGGCGGCACGAGGTCCGGCTGGCCCCCGAAAGCCGGCTGGCCGGCATCGTCGGACCCGTGGCCGAGGTCGCTACCTATCACCATCAAGCGGTGGACCGGTTGCCCGACGGCGTGGTGGCGAGCGGCTGGGCAGAGGACGGCACGGTCGAGGCCTTCGACGTCTGCGACTCGACCTGGGCGGTCGGCGTCCAGTGGCACCCGGAGGTCTACAACGGGCAGTCGCTGTTTGCTGCCTTCGTCGCAGCGAGCGCCGCCTGGCGGGATGCGGAGGTGGCTGAGTGA